A stretch of the Cyanobacterium stanieri LEGE 03274 genome encodes the following:
- the tilS gene encoding tRNA lysidine(34) synthetase TilS → MWSDYHARLHQLLKNRQILPKDSKILVALSGGQDSLCLTRLILDLQDKWGWVVAIAHCDHNWTLDEGLGEHIEAIAGDWGFDLYLEKAKDKIPEKEASARKWRYQVLTDVALSQGFDYVVTAHTKSDRTETFLYNLMRGSGSSGLTSLYWTRKLNEKVELVRPLLGFSRQDTKDFCQKYHLPVWEDSYNQNKKFARNRIRLDLIPYLKKEFNPQVENHIAQTAEILRADREFLDFQAQLIFEEVAVNRDTIDRKKLQDKPLSLQRRVIKLFLRQNLPKMPTFEQIEAVVNLIDAPNGSQTSSFSRERAIAVRQNQIIVIER, encoded by the coding sequence ATGTGGAGTGATTACCATGCAAGGTTACATCAACTCTTGAAAAACAGACAAATTCTGCCAAAAGATAGTAAAATCCTTGTGGCTTTATCTGGGGGACAGGATTCCCTTTGTTTGACTCGTCTTATTTTAGATTTACAGGATAAGTGGGGCTGGGTAGTGGCGATCGCCCATTGTGACCATAATTGGACGTTGGATGAGGGTTTAGGAGAACATATTGAAGCTATAGCAGGTGATTGGGGTTTTGACTTATATTTGGAAAAGGCAAAGGATAAAATCCCTGAAAAAGAAGCATCGGCAAGAAAATGGCGTTATCAGGTATTAACGGATGTGGCGCTAAGTCAGGGTTTTGATTATGTGGTGACGGCACACACTAAGAGCGATCGCACCGAAACTTTTTTATATAATTTAATGAGAGGCTCAGGAAGTAGTGGTTTAACCTCATTATATTGGACAAGAAAATTAAACGAAAAAGTAGAATTAGTGCGCCCCTTGTTGGGTTTTAGTCGTCAGGATACCAAGGATTTTTGCCAAAAATACCACTTACCCGTTTGGGAAGATAGCTATAACCAAAATAAAAAATTTGCCCGTAATCGCATCCGCCTTGACTTAATTCCCTATCTAAAAAAGGAATTTAATCCCCAAGTAGAAAATCACATCGCTCAAACCGCTGAGATTCTAAGGGCTGATCGAGAATTTTTAGATTTCCAAGCTCAATTAATTTTTGAAGAAGTAGCGGTCAATCGAGATACCATCGACCGTAAAAAGTTGCAGGATAAGCCCCTAAGTTTACAAAGAAGGGTTATAAAACTGTTTTTAAGACAAAATTTGCCTAAAATGCCAACTTTCGAGCAAATAGAAGCAGTTGTTAATTTAATAGATGCGCCTAACGGCTCTCAAACTTCCAGTTTTTCAAGGGAAAGGGCGATCGCCGTTAGACAAAATCAAATTATAGTCATTGAGAGGTAA
- a CDS encoding Bax inhibitor-1/YccA family protein: protein MATSSNFRGAIKNAQNKALVGPNVIPNALPFLGGGLVLTAVGTYGGLGVLRSNPGIFMTTFFVALIAELVLFFVVRGIAEKANNSTALPLLAVYSLLSGYTLSGLVYVALGTEGVGINGVAIAALGCGVTFIVARNIGSNLSEEDGLALTKTVSMAMIGLVVVLVGQLIFSLFGVYTPSWLEVGISGFGVFLFAGVSVVDFYILPRTYRDEQYLSAALSMYLTYINLFVFILRLLIAINSRD, encoded by the coding sequence ATGGCTACAAGTAGTAATTTTCGTGGGGCAATTAAAAACGCCCAAAATAAGGCTTTAGTAGGTCCTAATGTCATTCCCAATGCGTTACCATTTTTGGGCGGTGGCTTGGTTTTAACTGCTGTGGGTACTTATGGCGGTTTGGGGGTGCTTCGCTCTAATCCTGGTATTTTTATGACCACTTTTTTTGTGGCGTTAATTGCTGAGTTGGTGTTATTTTTTGTGGTGCGAGGTATTGCGGAAAAGGCAAATAATTCTACTGCTTTACCTCTTTTGGCGGTTTATAGTCTTTTGTCTGGTTATACTCTCAGTGGTTTGGTTTACGTTGCGTTAGGCACTGAGGGAGTGGGTATAAATGGCGTTGCGATCGCAGCTTTGGGCTGTGGTGTAACTTTCATTGTGGCCCGAAATATCGGCTCTAATTTGTCGGAGGAAGATGGTTTAGCACTTACTAAAACTGTATCCATGGCGATGATTGGTTTGGTGGTGGTGTTGGTAGGACAATTAATTTTTAGCTTATTTGGGGTATATACTCCTAGTTGGTTGGAAGTAGGTATTTCTGGTTTTGGTGTTTTTCTTTTTGCTGGGGTTTCCGTGGTGGATTTCTATATCTTACCTCGCACCTACAGAGATGAACAATATCTGAGCGCGGCTTTATCGATGTATCTTACCTACATTAATTTATTTGTGTTTATTCTTCGACTTTTAATCGCTATTAATAGCCGTGACTAA